The Methylacidimicrobium sp. B4 genome contains a region encoding:
- the argH gene encoding argininosuccinate lyase, with protein sequence MNPSTSAWGGRFQEAPDALLKRFSESVSFDRRLYRQDILGSIAHATMLCEVGLLSIQEREEIVHGLREIEEEIARGTFPWSTDWEDLHMNIERALSARTPAGAKLHTGRSRNDQVVTGLRLWLREEIDADRKAIRAVQQVLIDWAERDSDVLIPGYTHLQRAQPVLLAHHLLAYVEMLSRDSERLTDARRRVDVLPLGSGALAGSTLPLHRQRVAELLHFSQVARNSMDAVSDRDFVVEYLAALALLGTHLSRLAEDLILWSTSEFGFVSLPEAFTTGSSLMPQKRNPDSLELVRGKAARLSGNLISLLVLLKGLPLSYNRDLQEDKEPLFDSADTILGCLQILAALIPGIVVHRDRCEQAASDPALLATDLVDWLVNHGIAFREAHHAVGRLVVRAEAQRVSLSELSSEEVAPLHPDLPGEWSRLWNPREAITRRQTEGSSRPSFVQAEIERWRRQWSGEPS encoded by the coding sequence ATGAATCCCTCGACCTCAGCCTGGGGGGGGCGCTTTCAAGAGGCGCCCGACGCCCTTCTCAAGCGCTTTTCCGAATCGGTGAGCTTCGATCGGCGCCTCTATCGGCAAGATATTCTTGGGAGCATCGCCCATGCGACCATGCTGTGCGAAGTCGGGCTGCTCAGTATCCAGGAGCGGGAGGAGATCGTGCACGGGCTGCGGGAGATCGAGGAGGAGATCGCGCGGGGAACCTTCCCTTGGTCGACCGACTGGGAAGATCTCCACATGAATATCGAACGCGCCCTGAGTGCGCGCACTCCCGCCGGAGCAAAGCTGCACACGGGCCGGAGTCGGAACGATCAGGTCGTCACGGGCTTGCGGCTCTGGCTCAGGGAAGAGATTGATGCGGACCGCAAGGCGATCCGCGCCGTCCAGCAGGTTCTCATCGATTGGGCGGAGAGAGATTCCGACGTCCTTATCCCGGGGTACACCCACCTGCAGCGTGCGCAGCCCGTTCTCCTCGCTCACCATCTGCTCGCCTACGTCGAGATGCTCTCCCGCGACTCGGAGCGCCTGACCGACGCCCGGCGAAGGGTGGACGTTCTTCCCCTCGGGAGCGGCGCCCTCGCCGGGAGCACTCTTCCTCTCCATCGCCAACGGGTGGCGGAGCTGCTCCACTTTTCTCAAGTCGCTCGCAACTCCATGGACGCGGTGAGCGATCGCGATTTTGTCGTCGAGTACCTCGCTGCTCTCGCCCTGCTGGGAACCCATCTTTCTCGGCTCGCGGAAGACTTGATCCTCTGGTCGACCAGCGAGTTCGGATTCGTGTCGCTTCCGGAAGCGTTTACCACCGGGTCGAGCTTGATGCCCCAAAAACGGAATCCGGACTCGCTGGAGCTGGTCCGCGGGAAGGCCGCCCGGCTCTCCGGCAACCTTATCTCTCTACTCGTTCTGCTCAAGGGACTTCCACTCAGCTACAATCGCGACCTCCAAGAGGACAAGGAGCCCCTTTTCGATAGCGCCGACACCATTTTGGGCTGTCTGCAGATCCTGGCGGCATTGATTCCCGGGATTGTCGTGCATCGAGACCGGTGTGAGCAGGCTGCTTCCGATCCCGCACTGCTTGCCACCGACCTGGTCGATTGGCTCGTCAACCACGGGATCGCTTTTCGCGAGGCCCACCATGCGGTCGGCCGCTTGGTTGTGCGCGCCGAAGCCCAAAGGGTTAGCCTCTCCGAGCTCTCGTCCGAGGAAGTCGCCCCTCTCCACCCCGATCTTCCCGGAGAATGGTCCCGGCTTTGGAATCCACGAGAGGCGATTACCCGGAGGCAGACCGAGGGCTCATCCCGCCCGAGCTTCGTTCAGGCCGAAATCGAGAGATGGCGACGGCAATGGAGCGGAGAGCCCTCGTAG
- a CDS encoding cytochrome c biogenesis protein: protein MRALFLPWACFFSLWVAFPTLGEAQATWERGFAEIAVQDHGRKKPLTSFAGESCLLLSGKQSVVLPDRGGKMGALPLLLSLWLSPEGWEKEPILLVGEPILRDALGLPPSRTRYSYEELQRNQGLRALVLRLGARGMAAEEDSSKAQLERAVRGLTERMDLFSRIVSGHALRIIPEPPGGEGGWLSLPEARAVYPAEVTAKLDAAWEAMRAAFLAGKSAEAGAAASRLGEEIRSLDPSRYPDASKLRFEEAYHELEPWRWAWICYAASAICLALTSAWGRRLGYGIGWGLALTGFLFQVYGFYCRVVLAGRPPVTNMYESVIWVAFGVVLFALLLEAVYRSRYLLLAAMPIAVLCLLFVQTQPLIFDPSLQPLVPVLRNNFWLTVHVLSVTLSYAAFGLALGLGDLYLWRWLRRGAGADGGERILTQYIYRCLQIGVFFLASGVVLGAVWANYSWGRFWDWDPKETWALVALLCYLALLHGRLAGWWGELGLAVGAVVCFLSVLMAWYGVNFVLGKGLHSYGFGSGAIGPVAAFALAELLFVCWCGWVWRKRRAGERGPALPLSASGIGRS, encoded by the coding sequence ATGCGCGCTCTTTTCCTTCCTTGGGCCTGTTTTTTCTCGCTATGGGTCGCATTTCCTACCCTTGGGGAAGCCCAAGCCACCTGGGAGCGGGGTTTTGCGGAGATCGCCGTGCAGGATCATGGAAGGAAGAAGCCCCTGACGAGCTTTGCCGGCGAAAGCTGTCTGCTGCTCTCCGGCAAGCAGAGCGTCGTTCTACCAGACCGGGGGGGAAAGATGGGTGCGCTCCCCTTGCTGCTCTCGCTCTGGCTCTCTCCCGAGGGATGGGAAAAGGAGCCCATCCTGCTGGTCGGCGAGCCGATCCTGCGCGATGCCCTCGGTCTTCCGCCCTCTCGCACGCGCTACTCCTACGAGGAATTGCAACGCAACCAAGGATTGCGGGCACTTGTTCTCCGCCTCGGCGCCCGGGGAATGGCGGCGGAGGAGGACTCGTCCAAGGCGCAGCTGGAGCGGGCGGTGCGCGGCCTGACGGAACGCATGGACCTTTTCTCCCGCATCGTTTCCGGTCACGCTTTGCGGATCATTCCGGAGCCGCCGGGGGGAGAGGGGGGTTGGCTTTCCCTCCCGGAAGCGAGAGCGGTCTATCCCGCCGAGGTGACGGCAAAGCTCGACGCGGCTTGGGAAGCGATGCGGGCGGCCTTCCTTGCGGGCAAGAGCGCGGAGGCCGGCGCCGCCGCATCCCGTCTTGGCGAGGAGATCAGGAGCCTCGATCCCTCCCGCTATCCGGACGCCTCGAAGCTACGTTTCGAGGAAGCCTACCACGAGCTTGAGCCCTGGCGGTGGGCGTGGATCTGTTATGCGGCGTCGGCGATCTGCCTCGCCCTGACCAGCGCATGGGGTCGTCGGCTCGGCTACGGCATCGGATGGGGCTTGGCCTTGACCGGCTTTCTCTTCCAAGTCTACGGCTTCTACTGCCGGGTCGTATTGGCCGGGCGGCCTCCGGTGACGAACATGTACGAGTCGGTGATCTGGGTCGCCTTCGGGGTCGTCCTCTTTGCGCTCCTGCTCGAAGCGGTCTACCGCTCTCGATATCTCCTGCTGGCGGCAATGCCGATTGCGGTCCTCTGTCTCCTCTTCGTCCAGACTCAACCCTTGATTTTCGATCCCTCTCTCCAGCCCCTGGTACCGGTCCTCCGGAACAACTTTTGGCTGACCGTGCATGTTCTGAGCGTGACGTTGAGCTACGCCGCCTTCGGCTTGGCTCTCGGGTTGGGCGACCTCTATCTGTGGAGATGGTTGCGGCGAGGTGCCGGCGCGGATGGAGGTGAGCGGATTCTTACGCAATACATCTACCGTTGCCTGCAGATCGGCGTCTTCTTCCTCGCATCCGGGGTCGTGCTCGGGGCGGTCTGGGCCAATTACTCCTGGGGACGATTTTGGGATTGGGATCCGAAGGAAACCTGGGCTCTGGTGGCCCTTCTCTGCTATTTGGCTCTGCTTCATGGCCGGCTCGCCGGCTGGTGGGGTGAGCTGGGCCTCGCCGTCGGCGCGGTGGTCTGCTTTTTGAGCGTCCTCATGGCTTGGTATGGAGTGAACTTTGTGCTGGGCAAGGGATTGCACAGCTATGGCTTTGGCAGCGGAGCGATCGGTCCCGTAGCAGCCTTCGCACTCGCGGAGCTACTCTTCGTCTGCTGGTGTGGCTGGGTTTGGCGGAAGCGCCGAGCCGGGGAGAGAGGTCCGGCTCTTCCTCTCTCGGCTTCGGGCATCGGCCGCTCCTGA
- a CDS encoding bifunctional 3,4-dihydroxy-2-butanone-4-phosphate synthase/GTP cyclohydrolase II, with amino-acid sequence MTHSSFSSIEEAFEDLRRGKLVIVVDNEDRENEGDFIASAELCTPETINFMAQHGRGLICVPITPERADDLKLPWMVSPQQNTALQGTPFTVSVDYTIGTSTGISAADRAKTVRALADFHAAPAHFCRPGHIFPLRAAEGGVLRRAGHTEAAVDLMRLAGLFPAGVLVEILNSDGTMARVPDLQRVASEFHLKIVTIKDLIAYRLRTESLVEKVVTVSLPTVFGEFALTAFRDVLTGDEQLALTKGSWSPEEPVLTRVHSQCLTGDVFHSLRCDCGEQLALALSRIERQGKGILLYLRQEGRGIGLLNKLKSYKLQEAGLDTVEANAALAFAPDNRDYGIGCQILRALGVHRLLLLTNNPVKRIGIEGYGLEIVERIPLHGEPNHYNWRYLQAKVDKLGHLIPAELFEAASPEAKPGDG; translated from the coding sequence ATGACCCATTCCTCCTTTTCCTCGATCGAAGAAGCGTTTGAGGATCTCCGCCGGGGCAAGCTCGTGATCGTCGTCGACAACGAGGATCGGGAGAACGAGGGAGACTTCATCGCGTCGGCGGAGCTGTGCACGCCGGAGACGATCAACTTCATGGCGCAACACGGCCGGGGGCTGATTTGCGTTCCCATCACTCCGGAGCGAGCGGACGATCTCAAGCTTCCTTGGATGGTCTCCCCACAGCAGAATACGGCCCTCCAGGGAACCCCCTTTACGGTTTCGGTCGATTATACGATCGGTACCAGCACCGGGATTTCGGCGGCGGACCGTGCCAAGACGGTTCGGGCCCTGGCGGATTTCCATGCCGCGCCGGCCCATTTTTGCCGCCCGGGCCATATCTTTCCTCTCCGTGCGGCCGAGGGAGGAGTGCTTCGGCGCGCCGGCCACACCGAGGCGGCGGTCGATCTTATGCGCTTGGCCGGACTCTTCCCGGCGGGAGTGCTGGTGGAAATTTTGAACTCCGACGGGACGATGGCGCGAGTGCCGGATCTCCAGCGCGTGGCTTCCGAGTTTCATCTCAAGATCGTGACGATCAAAGATTTGATCGCTTATCGGCTGCGAACCGAGTCCCTGGTGGAGAAGGTTGTCACCGTCTCTCTGCCGACCGTCTTCGGCGAGTTTGCTCTGACCGCCTTTCGCGACGTCCTGACCGGGGATGAGCAGTTGGCGCTCACGAAGGGAAGCTGGTCTCCGGAGGAGCCCGTGCTGACTCGCGTCCACTCTCAGTGTCTTACGGGAGATGTCTTTCACTCGTTGCGCTGCGATTGCGGAGAACAGCTCGCCCTCGCCTTGTCGCGGATTGAGCGGCAGGGCAAGGGTATCCTTCTCTATCTGCGCCAAGAAGGCAGGGGCATCGGTCTGCTGAACAAGCTGAAGAGCTACAAGCTGCAGGAGGCAGGGCTCGATACGGTGGAAGCGAATGCAGCCCTGGCTTTCGCCCCGGACAACCGGGATTACGGGATCGGCTGCCAGATTCTCCGCGCGTTGGGGGTTCATCGCCTGCTCCTCTTGACGAACAATCCCGTGAAGCGGATCGGGATCGAAGGCTATGGCCTGGAAATTGTGGAGCGCATCCCTCTCCATGGGGAGCCGAATCATTACAACTGGCGCTACCTGCAAGCGAAAGTGGACAAGCTCGGCCATCTCATCCCCGCCGAGCTTTTCGAAGCCGCATCCCCTGAGGCGAAGCCCGGCGATGGTTGA
- a CDS encoding DUF1318 domain-containing protein, protein MGEVQALKNARVIGETRNGYLQIVTEPKDAGYRSYVHRIVEAENRSRYLLYAHEAKKIGESLSGVEILYGKRWRDDAFPGELVQKPDGSWSQKEEPGEGRSR, encoded by the coding sequence ATGGGCGAGGTGCAAGCGTTAAAGAATGCCCGCGTCATCGGAGAGACGAGAAACGGCTACCTCCAAATCGTCACCGAACCGAAGGATGCGGGCTATCGTTCCTATGTCCATCGGATCGTCGAGGCGGAGAATCGATCTCGCTATCTCCTCTACGCACACGAGGCGAAAAAGATTGGAGAAAGCCTTTCTGGGGTGGAGATACTCTACGGGAAGCGGTGGAGAGACGATGCTTTCCCCGGAGAACTCGTCCAGAAGCCGGATGGAAGCTGGAGCCAGAAAGAGGAGCCGGGAGAGGGGAGGAGCCGGTGA